The following is a genomic window from SAR202 cluster bacterium.
GGTGCCGGTCCTGCGCGACGCCGACAAGCGCACCTTCGCGCAGATAGAGGCGGGAATCGCCGAGCTCGTTGCAAAGACCAAGGAGCGCAAGCTCACCATCGAAGACCTGACAGGCGCAACGTTCACTATCACAAACGGCGGCGTGTTCGGCTCGCTGATGTCCACGCCGACGCTCACGCCCCCGCAGGTGGGCATCCTGGGGATGCACGGCATCAAGGAGCGCCCCGCAGCGGTCAACGGCCAGGTGGTCATCCGGCCAATGATGTACCTCGCGGTCACGTACGACCATCGCGTCGTGGACGGCAGCGAGGCAGTCAGATTCCTTGTGAGGGTGAAGGAGCTTCTGGAGGACCCGGCACGGCTCCTGCTCGAGACGTAGAATAGCGCGATAGACGAAGGGCGACGGAATTCCGTCGCCCTTCGTGTCAATGTCATCTAATGGCAACAAAGCGGACGGTTAATGAGTCCAGGAGGGCAAGCACCATGGTAGTCGCCGAGAAGAACCGCATCGTGGACCAGTTCAACGACGATGGCTACTACGTCTACCGCGGCCTGCTGGACCCGAAGACCGATCTCCAGCCGGTCTACGACGAGTATGAAGCGCTCCTCGACCGCCTCGCGAAGCAGTGGCACAGGGAAGGCAAGCTTTCCAGTGACTTTGCCGGCATGCCGTTCGGCCCAAAAGTGACGAAAATCGCCATCGAAACGAAGGGCAGCTACTACCAGCACCTGGACATTTCCCTCCCTCTAAAGGCCATCGCGCACGACAGTGGAATCCACTGCGGCCCTGCGGTCTTCAACTTGCTCCGCAACAAGAAGCTGCTGGACGTCGCCCAGATGTTCGTCGGCCCCGAGATTTACTCCAACCCGGTCCAGCATGTGAGGATCAAACCCCCTCAAGACGTCCTGCCGCAGGAGCTAAAAGACAACACAATCGTCGGGCGCACTTTCTGGCACCAGGACCAGGGCGTCATTCAGTCCGATTCCGACAACTCCAACATACTCACGGTCTGGCTTCCGGTCACCGAGGCCACTGTTGAGAATGGCTGCCTCACCGTCGTGCCGAAGAGCCATAAGGAGGGGCTGGACCTGCACTGCATGACGGAAAAGAGGCTGGGCATCCCCGACGAACGCATCGGCCCAAACACACTCCCGCTTCCGATGAGTCCAGGCGATGTGCTCTTCATGACGAAGTTCACCAAGCACGCTTCGCTGGAGAACGTCAGCAGGGATATCCGATGGAGTTTCGACCTCCGCTACCAGCCCATCGGCCATCCGACCGGCCGCGCCGCCTTCCCCGGCTTCGTCGCCCGCAGCCGGGCCCATCCCGGGTCGGAGCTCCGCGACTGGAAGGTGTGGGAGGCGAAGTGGCTGGAGGCCCGCCGCGCCCTCGCCGAGGGCGGAACCCCCAACTTCCGCCGCTGGGACCCGAACGACCCGATGTGCGCGTGAA
Proteins encoded in this region:
- a CDS encoding phytanoyl-CoA dioxygenase family protein; translation: MATKRTVNESRRASTMVVAEKNRIVDQFNDDGYYVYRGLLDPKTDLQPVYDEYEALLDRLAKQWHREGKLSSDFAGMPFGPKVTKIAIETKGSYYQHLDISLPLKAIAHDSGIHCGPAVFNLLRNKKLLDVAQMFVGPEIYSNPVQHVRIKPPQDVLPQELKDNTIVGRTFWHQDQGVIQSDSDNSNILTVWLPVTEATVENGCLTVVPKSHKEGLDLHCMTEKRLGIPDERIGPNTLPLPMSPGDVLFMTKFTKHASLENVSRDIRWSFDLRYQPIGHPTGRAAFPGFVARSRAHPGSELRDWKVWEAKWLEARRALAEGGTPNFRRWDPNDPMCA